Sequence from the Microbacterium sp. AZCO genome:
CATCGCGGGCGTGCGCGTGACGTGCAGCTTCGTGACCGACGTCTATCGCCTGTTCGACCTGCTGTCGCACCAGGACGACGTCACGGTCCTGCACGTCAAGGACTACATCGCCGAGCCGAAGCCGAACGGCTACCAGAGCCTGCACGCGATCGTCGAGGTGCCCGTCTTCCTCTCGACCGGCCGGGTGCCAGTGCCGGTCGAGGTGCAGTTCCGCACGATCGCCATGGACTTCTGGGCGAGCCTCGAGCACAAGATCTACTACAAGTACGACAGCCAGGTGCCTGAGCGTCTGCTCGAGGAACTGAAGGACGCCGCCGACTCCGCCGCGGCGCTCGACCACCGCATGGAGCGCCTGCACCGCGAGCTGCACGGCCCCAGGACGAGCCCCGTCGTCGCCGTCTGATCTCGACGTCTCACGTCGAGAGGATGGATGCCGCGGCCGCGACGTACTCGGCGGGCTTGCGCGGTCCGAACACGGCGCTGTTCGCGATGTAGCCCTGGGCGAGCGCGGCGATCGACCGCGCCGACTCCTGCGCGAGCGCGAGCGCCTCGTCGTCCGATCCGGTCCG
This genomic interval carries:
- a CDS encoding GTP pyrophosphokinase family protein, yielding MALPAEDTSFTISASELRTARDEMQRFLLEYRFGMQEIETKIAILREEFEHTHAYNPIEHVSSRLKSPDSLVDKVARKGVEPDFETIRARITDIAGVRVTCSFVTDVYRLFDLLSHQDDVTVLHVKDYIAEPKPNGYQSLHAIVEVPVFLSTGRVPVPVEVQFRTIAMDFWASLEHKIYYKYDSQVPERLLEELKDAADSAAALDHRMERLHRELHGPRTSPVVAV